DNA from Fundidesulfovibrio terrae:
CAGGACTTGAGGCATCTTTTCGGCGAAGAGAAAATACGGCATTCCCTCGATGACCAGGGCAATGCCCAGGGCCATGGCGACGAGCTTCCAATCGATGTTCATGCTCCAAACCTAGTCCCGCTCCCCGGGTCTGTCCAGCCCGCTTGATGCCGGGGGGAAAGTCCGGTAGTGACTTCGCCCCGATACATATGACGGAGAATGACATGGTCTCGTTCGAAGAACTGAAAGCAGGCCAAGCGAAGCTGGCCGTTGTCGGCCTGGGCTACGTGGGCCTGCCCCTGGCGGTGGCGCTCGCCCGGCATTTCAACGTGGTGGGCTTCGATATTTCCGCCCGGCGCATCGAGCGCCTGCGCGAAGGCATCGACGACACCGGCGAAGTGGACGCGGCCGCCCTGGCCCAGGTCACGGTAGACTACACCGCCGACCCCGCGAAGCTTTCCGAATGCCGCCTGCTCATCGTGGCCGTGCCCACCCCCATCGACTCCCACCGCAGCCCGGACCTGCATCCCGTGCGCTCGGCCTCCATCACCGTGGGTAAAGAGCTCAAGCCCGGCAGCGTGGTGGTCTACGAGTCCACCGTGTATCCCGGCCTCACCGAGGAGGTCTGCCAGCCCCTCCTGGAGGAGCACTCGGGCCTGACCTGCGGCAAGGACTTTTTCCTGGGCTATTCCCCCGAGCGCATCAATCCCGGCGACAAGGTGAACACCCTGGAGACCATCGTGAAGGTGGTGTCCGGCCAGACCGAGGCCGTGCGCGAGATGCTCTGCGCCGTGTACGGCTCCGTGGTGAGCGCGGGCGTGCACCGGGCCAGCTCCATCAAGGTGGCCGAGGCGGCCAAGATCATCGAGAACACCCAGCGCGACCTGAACATCGCCCTCATGAACGAGCTGGCGCTCATCTGCGAGAAGGTGGGCATCGACACGCAGGAGGTGCTGGAAGCAGCGGGATCCAAGTGGAACTTCCTGCCCTTCCGGCCGGGCCTCGTCGGCGGCCACTGCATCGGCGTGGACCCCTACTACCTGACATTCCTGGCCGAGGGGCTGGGCCTGCACCCCCAGGTGATCCTGGCCGGACGGCGCATCAACGACTCCATGGGCAAGCACGTGGCCGAGGTGTGCATCAAGCGCCTCATAGCGGCCAAGCGGCCCATCAGCGGGGCCACCGTGGGCGTGTGGGGCCTGACCTTCAAGGAGAACGTGCCGGACCTGCGCAACACCAAAGTAGTGGACGTGATCCGCGAACTGGAGGAATACGGAGTGCGCGTCAAGGTGCACGATCCCATGGCCGACCACGAGGAAGCCATGCACGAGTACGGGCTTACGCTCTCGCCGATCGAAGATTTCACGAACCTTGAGGCTCTCATCGTGGCCGTGGGCCACCAGGCGTACAAGGACATGCCCGTTCCTGCCCTGAAGGGCCGTTTCGCCGCCAAGGACGCGGGCCTGCTCATGGACATCAGGGGCACTTTCGACAAGGCCGCCGTGGCCGCCGCCGGACTCTCCTACTGGAGGTTGTAGCGTGACCCGGATACCTCGCCTCAATTGCGCGGGCGATTGCTGAAAAGGCTTTCTGGAAGCGAGTTCGCTTCTCAAGGCCCTGGAAAGCGGCGGGGTGATCGAAGTGGAGATATGCCCCGACCAGCGCCGCAAACTGGAACTGGTGGCAGCGCACCGGCAGGCGGACATCGCCGAGTTGCGTGAATTCGGCGAGGGGAAATACCTGGCCCTGGTCAGGAAGCGTTAGATTTTCGCGACAGGCACGGCTGCCGCAAGCGCCTGCCGCAGTTTTTACGAGCCGCACCCGGGGGCGCATATGGACGACACCGCACGGCGCGGCCCGCAAGCGCCCCTGGCCCTGGTCACGGCCACGCAGGGCGAGATGCGCGCGGCCTTGGCCGGACTGTCGTCCCCGGAGCCGGAGATTCCCGCTCGCGGCGCGGCCATGGCCCGGCTGGCCGGACGCGAGACGCTGCTGATCGTGACCGGCGTGGGTCCGGTGAACGCGGCCCTGGAGCTGGGAGCGGCGCTTGGGCGGCATGAAATTTCCGGGGTGCTCAATCTCGGAGTGGCCGGCAGCTTCGACCTGGACGCGGCTCCGCTGGAAGCCGCGGTTGCGGCCGACGCGGAAGTGTACGCGGATTACGGGGTCGTCGGCCCCGACGGCCTGGCCGACGCATCCGGTTTCGCCTTTCCGCAGTTGCGGGCTGGCGGCCAAAGCGTTGTTCAGCGCATAGGGCTCGATCCGCTCGCCGCCGCGCAGGCCATGGGGCTTACGCTGCCTGCCGGACTCGTCTCCGGGACGGCCATCACCGTGGCCGGGATCACCGGATGTCCGGAGCGCGCCACGGCCCTGGCCGGACGCCACGGGGCGCTCTCGGAGAGCATGGAGGGATTTTCCCTGGCCCTTGGCTGCGCAAGCCGAGGCGTGCCTTTTTTGGAGGTGCGGACCATCTCCAACCGTGTTGGGGAGCGCGACCGCGCCAAATGGAAGCTCGAACAGGCCCTGGCTGGCCTTGGGGCCCTGCTGGCTGGGCTGATTGCCGGCCCAGGCCCGCGATAAACCGGGTCCGACCCGTGAAGACACCATCATCATGAACGAATTCGCCGATTATCTTGCCCGGGAGCTTCCCAAGATCGAAGAGTGCCTGCGCGAACACGTGGCAGAGCTCAACCCCTACGTGCGCCCCGCCGCCGACCACGTGCTGGCCGCCGGGGGCAAGCGCCTGCGCCCGCTGCTCACCATCCTGACGGCGCGGGCCCTGGGCTTGGGAGAGGACGAAGACGTCTATCCCCTGGCCTGCTCGCTGGAGCTTCTGCACTCGGCCACCCTGCTGCACGACGACATCCTGGACGACGCGGCCCTTCGCCGGGGCAAGCCCGCCGCCCACACGGTCTTCGGCACAACCCACACCATTCTGGCCGGGGACGCCCTGCTGGCCCTGGCCAACTCCATGGTGGCCCGCTACGGCAAGCCCGTGCTCACGGAGTGCCTCTCCAACGCCATCATGAAGACGGTGAGCGGCGAAATCCAGGAGATCGCCCACATACGGGACGTGGCGCTCTCCATGGACAGCTATCTGGAGATCATCACCGGCAAGACCGCCTGTCTCATCCAGTCCGCCTGCCAGGCCGGGGCGCTCATGGCCGGGGCTCCGCAAGCCCTGGCCGACGCGGCCGGAGACTTCGGCATGAACCTGGGCATTGCCTTCCAGCTGGTGGACGACGCCCTGGACTACACCTCCCCCAAGGAGGTCTCCGGCAAGCCCAAGGGCTCGGACATCCGCGAGGGCAAGCTGACCCTGCCGCTCATTTCCTACATCGCCAGCCTTGACGGCGAGCACCGGAAAAGGTTTACACAGGCATTCAAGGACGACACCTTGTCCGAAGACCAGTTGGTGTCGGCCCTGGCGGCCGTGGCCTCGGGAGGCTACGCCGAACAGACCCGGGACATGGCAGCCTCCTACCTGGACAAAGCCGGCCAGTGCCTTGAGGCGTTCCCCGACTCGGCCGAAGCCAGACTCCTGCGAGCAGCATTGGAGGGCATGGCCAGACGGGACAAATAACCGGCGGATAGGCGCGATATGACCAATCCCATCGCTTCGCTGCGCCAGTGCATGCAGATCACCTTCCCCCCGGTGATGCTGCAGCTCCTGGAGGAGGCGGTCAAGCCCTCGCCCGACTTCGAAGTCATCGCCAGGGTGCTGGCCATGGACCCGGTGCTCACCGCCACCGTGCTCAACCTGGCCAACTCGCCCTACTACGGCTCCACCCAGAAGGTCACGGACCTTAAACGCGCCGCCACCATTCTGGGCACCAAGGAAATCCTCAAGATCGCCCTGTCGGTCACCTACCAGAAGCACCTGAACGAGGCCTTCGAGCGCCGGGGCATCGATTTCTTCTCCAACTGGCGCCTCACCATATGGTCGGCCATCGCCGCCGAACTGCTGGCCGAACACCTCTGCCGGGAACTGGCGGACCAGGCCTACCTCACCGCCCTGCTCAAGGATATCTCGCTTCTCCTGCTGGTCTGCGCCGATCCCTCCAAATTCGCGGGCACGGCCCACGGGCCGGTCATCACCGCCTTTGTGCCCGGCCAGATCGAGGAGGAGCGCGACATCTGGCACACCGACCATTGCCAGCTCACCACCCAGCTCCTCGACGATTGGCACATCCCCCTGCAGAGCGCCACCTGCGTGGACAACCACCACGACTATGAGGGGCTCGACAGCTACGATCCCCTGACCCAATGCATCATCCTGGCCACCCGATGGTCCGAGCTGGAACTGGGCTCAGCCGAGAACCCCACGGCCATCATCCATTTCCGGGCCATGCTCCAACGCCGCCTGTCCCTGAGCCAGGAGGAAATCGAGGAGCTGCTCAACCGTTGCGCCCAGCGCTTCCAGTCCGTGCTCTCCACCCTGGGCATCGCCGAGTCCGCCCCCAACGAGCGCTATTACCAGCACACCCTTAAGCTCATGCAGGAATACCACTTCCTGGCATCCGAGGTGGCCCAGGCCAGCGGCGGCAAGGCCGATGTGGCCACCATCATCGGACGCCACCTGCGCTGGGAATGGGGCATCGAGAGCTGGGAGCTGGCCCTGGGCATCCCCGCCTACGACAGCTGGGACCTTTTCATATCCAACACGGCGCACGGTATCGAGCGCCGCAAGGCGGAAAACGGCTTCGAGTCGCTGGCGTGGAGCCTCGCGCAAGGCGCTTCCGTCACCTATCCGCTCAGAACGAACGGGCTGGTCCTGGGCGAACTGCGCCTGACCCGCAAGGGCCTGGCTCCTGACACCGCCCGACAGGTCGAGCTCTACCTGCGCTTCGTGAGCCAGAGCTACGAGAACTTCGCCCTGCGCCAGACCGTGCTGGAAACAAAGGCCCACACCCTGGACCAGCTGCCCGTGGGCGTGGCCCGGCTCTCCCCCAAGGGCAGGATACTGGAAATCAACGACCGCCTCCGCCAGTTCCTCGGCGTCGCAGGCGACGGCAAGGGCATGGACCTTTGGGCCGCCCTGGGCGAGGGCAAGGGCTTCTCGCGCGACACCGAGTGGGACAGCTTCCTGGCCGACCCGGAATCCGCCTCGCTGCACAAGATATTCTGCCTCTGGAAGGGTGAGAGCCACGTTACCGACGCCTGCGTCTACCTGGCCGCCGAGAAACGCCAGTGGCAGGGCCGCAGCGAGATACTCCTGTTCCTGGAAGACGTCACCCTGGTCTCAGGCTGGGAATTCAAGGCCCTCAAGCAAGGAGAATTCCTGGAGAAGCTGGTCAAGTCCATGCGCGACGCGGTGTTCACCATCGACCCTGTGGGGCGCATCACCTTCGCCTCGCCGCGCGTCTCGCAGCTGCTGGAAAAGAACATTTTCCAGATCGCCAAGCCGGTCACCAGCTACCAGGGGCCGTGGGACCCGGAACTGCTTACGGGCGCGCCCGCCCCCGTGGAAGCGGTGCTCTCCGCCGGCGAGGAATTCGGCCACACCCTGGAGCTGGTCTTCTCGCCCCTGCCCAAGACTCCCGGCGGCCAGAAGCAGTGGCTGGTGGTGGGCCGCGACATCACCGTGGTGCGCCGCCTGGAGGAGAAGCTCAAGCGCCTGGCCCTGTTCGACGGGCTCACCGGGCTTCTCAACCACTACCAGTTCCACGTCATCCTGGACCGCGAAGCCCAGCGTTCCAGGCGCACAGGCCGCAAGATGGGGCTCATGTTCTTCGACATGGACAACTTCAAGACAATCAACGACACCAAGGGCCACCAGGCCGGGGACGAGGTGCTCAGGGCCATCTCGCGCATCCTGAAGAGCAGGCTGCGCACCGGCATGGACTACCCCTGCCGCTACGGCGGGGACGAGTTCGCAGTGGTGGTCACGGAGATCGAGCCCCCCCAGCTCGAACACCTGGCCTCGCGCGTCAGCAAGGCCGTGGACGACCAGTTCAAGGGGCTCCTGGGCCTCTCCGTGGGCCTGGCCATGCTTGGCGAGACCGAGTCGCCGTCCTCGCTCCTGCGGCGGGCGGACAAGGCGTCCTACACGGCCAAGAACCAGGGCGGGCACCGCATCCTCTGGGCCGGCGACGACTAACGAAACAGGGCCTCCAGCCGCGAGGCGCGGCCCGGAACAATCATATCAAAACCACAAGGAAATCCGTCATGCTCTTTCGGGTGGAAGTAGCTCCGAAATCCAATATCCCGGACGTTCCCGGCCGCCGCGCGGCCATGCGCATAACCCATGAACTGGGCGTGGCCGTGGACGACGCCTCCGTGGTTAAGACCTACACCGTGGCCGGGCTTTCCCGCGAGGAAGCCCAGCAGGCCGTGGATGCGGCCGCGCTGCACGATCCCGTCTCCCACACGGCCTCGCTTTCGCCCCTGGCCTCGGGCTTCGACTGGATCGTGGAGGTGGGCTTCCGCCCCGGCGTCACCGACAATGAAGGCCGCACCGCCAAGGAGACCCTGGCCCTGGTGCTGGGCCTGCCCAAGGAGCGCGCCAAGACGCTGGCCGTGTACACCTCGGCCCAGTTCGCCCTGAAGGGGACGCTTGATCTCAAGCAGGTGGAGCACATCGCCCGCGACCACCTGTGCAACGAACTCATCCAACGCTTCGAGGTGAAGTCCGCCGAGGAATGGGCCAAGGCCCCCGGCTTCGAACCCAAGGCCGCCCAGGTAACGGGCAAGTCTTGCGACGACGTGGCCGTGGTGGACCTGGCCGCCATGAGCGACGCCGAGCTCATGGCCTTCTCGCGCGACAACGTCCTGGCCCTGTCTCTCGAGGAGATGCAGGCCATCCGCGCCCACTACGCCGACCCAGCCGTGGCCGCCTCCCGCAAGGCCGCCGGGCTTTCGGCGCACCCCACCGACGCCGAGCTCGAAGTGCTGGCCCAGACCTGGTCCGAGCACTGCAAACACAAGATCTTCGCCGCCGACATCGACTACCTGAACACCGAGACCGGACGCCGCCAGGCCATTTCCAGCCTGTACAAGACCTACGTGCAGGGCTCCACGGCCAAAATCCGCGAGAGCATGGGCGCCGGCGACATCTGCCTGTCCGTGTTCAAGGACAACGCGGGCGTCATCCGCTTCACCGAAGGCCACCACCTCTGCGTCAAGGTGGAGACCCACAACTCCCCCTCGGCCCTGGACCCCTACGGCGGGGCCCTCACCGGCATCGTGGGCGTCAACCGCGACCCCATGGGCACGGGCATGGGCGCCAACCTCTTGTGCAACACCGACGTGTTCTGCTTCGCTTCTCCCTTTTACGACGAGGCGCTGCCGCCGAGACTCCTGCACCCACGACGGGTGATGGAAGGCGTGCGCGAGGGCGTGGAGCATGGCGGCAACAAGTCCGGCATCCCCACCGTGAACGGCTCGGTGGTGTTCCACGAACGCTTCCTGGGCAAGCCCCTGGTGTTCTGCGGCACGGTGGGCGTCATGCCCGCCACGCTTGACGGCAAGCCCAGCTACCAGAAGAAGGCCCTTCCCGGCGACTTCATCGTGATGACCGGCGGACGCATCGGCAAGGACGGCATCCACGGGGCCACCTTCTCCTCCGAGGAGCTGCACGAGGGCTCCCCGGCCACGGCCGTGCAGATCGGCGACCCCATCACCCAGCGCAAGATGTACGACTTCCTCATGCGCGCCCGGGACACCGGCCTGTACCACGCCATCACCGACAACGGCGCGGGCGGCCTGTCCTCGTCGGTGGGCGAGATGGCGGGCGACAGCGGCGGCGCGGAGGTGGACCTTTCCAAGGCTCCCCTCAAGTACGACGGCCTGCGCCCGTGGGAGATCCTGCTCTCCGAGGCCCAGGAGCGCATGACCTGCGCCGTGGGCCCGGACCAGATCGAGCGCTTCATGGCCCTGGCCGCCGAGATGGACGTGGAAGCCACCGTGCTCGGGCGCTTCAACGATTCGGGCCGGTTCACCGTGACCTACGGCGAAAAGCCCGTGGCCTCCCTGGACATGGATTTCCTGCACGAGGGCACCCCGCGCATGGCGCTTTCCGCCGTGTGGGAGCGTCCCGCAGGCAAGGACTCGCCCCTGCCCGCAGCCACGGACCATGGCGCGCTGCTTACGCGCATGCTCGGCAGGCTGAACATCTGCTCCAAGGAGTACATGATCCGCCAGTACGACCACGAGGTGAAGGGGTCCAGCGTGGTCAAGCCCCTGGTGGGGGTCCTGCGCGACGGCCCGGCCGACGCCGCGGTGATCCGCCCGGTGGTCTCGCGCCAGGAGGCGCTGGTGCTCTCCCACGGCATCTGCCCCAAGTATTCCGACCTGGACGCCTACTGGATGATGGCCGGCGCCATCGACGAGGCCGTGCGCAACGCCGTGGCCACGGGCGGCGACATCAGCCACATGGCGGGCGTGGACAACTTCTGCTGGTGCGACCCGGTCGAGTCCGACAAGACCCCGGACGGGCGCTACAAGCTGGCCCAGCTGGTGCGCGCCAACCAGGCCCTGGCCCACTTCTGCCAAGCCTACGGCGTGCCCTGCGTCTCCGGCAAGGACTCCATGAAGAACGACTACACCGGTGGCGGGTCCAAGATATCCATCCCGCCCACGGTGCTCTTCACCGTCCTTTCGGTGATCCCGGATGCTTCCGAAGCCATGACCTCGGACTTCAAGCAGTCCGGGGACGTGATCTACGTGCTGGGTCTCACCCGCCCGGAACTGGGCGGATCGGAGCTGGCCGACGAGCTGAAGCTGTCCATGGCCGAAGTCCCCCAGGTGGATGCCCTCTCGGCCCGCAAACGCTACGAGAGCATGCGCAAGGCGGCCAAGGGCCGTCAGGTGAATGCCTGCCACGACTGCTCCGACGGCGGCCTGGCCGTGGCCCTGGCCGAGATGTGCATCGGCGGCCGCCTGGGCGCGGACGTTGACCTCTCGCGGGTGCCCGTGAGCCCCGACTGCCTGTCTCCCCTGGAGATTCTCTACTCCGAGAGCCACTCGCGCTTCGTGGTGGGAGTGCCCTCCGGCAACGTGCCCAGCTTCGAGAAGCTCTTCGCCGGGCAGTGGATGGCCCCCATCGGCCGCGTCACCACGGACGGCAAGCTGACCGTGAAGTGCGGCGGCGAGACGCTTCTCAGCGAGGATGTGGAAACCCTGGCCGAGGCGTTCAAGGCCACCCTGGACT
Protein-coding regions in this window:
- a CDS encoding DUF2065 domain-containing protein; this translates as MNIDWKLVAMALGIALVIEGMPYFLFAEKMPQVLRMLSALPPRSLRLIGACSMALGLCLAWYMRLLV
- a CDS encoding nucleotide sugar dehydrogenase, producing the protein MVSFEELKAGQAKLAVVGLGYVGLPLAVALARHFNVVGFDISARRIERLREGIDDTGEVDAAALAQVTVDYTADPAKLSECRLLIVAVPTPIDSHRSPDLHPVRSASITVGKELKPGSVVVYESTVYPGLTEEVCQPLLEEHSGLTCGKDFFLGYSPERINPGDKVNTLETIVKVVSGQTEAVREMLCAVYGSVVSAGVHRASSIKVAEAAKIIENTQRDLNIALMNELALICEKVGIDTQEVLEAAGSKWNFLPFRPGLVGGHCIGVDPYYLTFLAEGLGLHPQVILAGRRINDSMGKHVAEVCIKRLIAAKRPISGATVGVWGLTFKENVPDLRNTKVVDVIRELEEYGVRVKVHDPMADHEEAMHEYGLTLSPIEDFTNLEALIVAVGHQAYKDMPVPALKGRFAAKDAGLLMDIRGTFDKAAVAAAGLSYWRL
- the mqnB gene encoding futalosine hydrolase, with the protein product MDDTARRGPQAPLALVTATQGEMRAALAGLSSPEPEIPARGAAMARLAGRETLLIVTGVGPVNAALELGAALGRHEISGVLNLGVAGSFDLDAAPLEAAVAADAEVYADYGVVGPDGLADASGFAFPQLRAGGQSVVQRIGLDPLAAAQAMGLTLPAGLVSGTAITVAGITGCPERATALAGRHGALSESMEGFSLALGCASRGVPFLEVRTISNRVGERDRAKWKLEQALAGLGALLAGLIAGPGPR
- a CDS encoding polyprenyl synthetase family protein encodes the protein MNEFADYLARELPKIEECLREHVAELNPYVRPAADHVLAAGGKRLRPLLTILTARALGLGEDEDVYPLACSLELLHSATLLHDDILDDAALRRGKPAAHTVFGTTHTILAGDALLALANSMVARYGKPVLTECLSNAIMKTVSGEIQEIAHIRDVALSMDSYLEIITGKTACLIQSACQAGALMAGAPQALADAAGDFGMNLGIAFQLVDDALDYTSPKEVSGKPKGSDIREGKLTLPLISYIASLDGEHRKRFTQAFKDDTLSEDQLVSALAAVASGGYAEQTRDMAASYLDKAGQCLEAFPDSAEARLLRAALEGMARRDK
- a CDS encoding sensor domain-containing diguanylate cyclase — protein: MTNPIASLRQCMQITFPPVMLQLLEEAVKPSPDFEVIARVLAMDPVLTATVLNLANSPYYGSTQKVTDLKRAATILGTKEILKIALSVTYQKHLNEAFERRGIDFFSNWRLTIWSAIAAELLAEHLCRELADQAYLTALLKDISLLLLVCADPSKFAGTAHGPVITAFVPGQIEEERDIWHTDHCQLTTQLLDDWHIPLQSATCVDNHHDYEGLDSYDPLTQCIILATRWSELELGSAENPTAIIHFRAMLQRRLSLSQEEIEELLNRCAQRFQSVLSTLGIAESAPNERYYQHTLKLMQEYHFLASEVAQASGGKADVATIIGRHLRWEWGIESWELALGIPAYDSWDLFISNTAHGIERRKAENGFESLAWSLAQGASVTYPLRTNGLVLGELRLTRKGLAPDTARQVELYLRFVSQSYENFALRQTVLETKAHTLDQLPVGVARLSPKGRILEINDRLRQFLGVAGDGKGMDLWAALGEGKGFSRDTEWDSFLADPESASLHKIFCLWKGESHVTDACVYLAAEKRQWQGRSEILLFLEDVTLVSGWEFKALKQGEFLEKLVKSMRDAVFTIDPVGRITFASPRVSQLLEKNIFQIAKPVTSYQGPWDPELLTGAPAPVEAVLSAGEEFGHTLELVFSPLPKTPGGQKQWLVVGRDITVVRRLEEKLKRLALFDGLTGLLNHYQFHVILDREAQRSRRTGRKMGLMFFDMDNFKTINDTKGHQAGDEVLRAISRILKSRLRTGMDYPCRYGGDEFAVVVTEIEPPQLEHLASRVSKAVDDQFKGLLGLSVGLAMLGETESPSSLLRRADKASYTAKNQGGHRILWAGDD
- a CDS encoding AIR synthase-related protein, with amino-acid sequence MLFRVEVAPKSNIPDVPGRRAAMRITHELGVAVDDASVVKTYTVAGLSREEAQQAVDAAALHDPVSHTASLSPLASGFDWIVEVGFRPGVTDNEGRTAKETLALVLGLPKERAKTLAVYTSAQFALKGTLDLKQVEHIARDHLCNELIQRFEVKSAEEWAKAPGFEPKAAQVTGKSCDDVAVVDLAAMSDAELMAFSRDNVLALSLEEMQAIRAHYADPAVAASRKAAGLSAHPTDAELEVLAQTWSEHCKHKIFAADIDYLNTETGRRQAISSLYKTYVQGSTAKIRESMGAGDICLSVFKDNAGVIRFTEGHHLCVKVETHNSPSALDPYGGALTGIVGVNRDPMGTGMGANLLCNTDVFCFASPFYDEALPPRLLHPRRVMEGVREGVEHGGNKSGIPTVNGSVVFHERFLGKPLVFCGTVGVMPATLDGKPSYQKKALPGDFIVMTGGRIGKDGIHGATFSSEELHEGSPATAVQIGDPITQRKMYDFLMRARDTGLYHAITDNGAGGLSSSVGEMAGDSGGAEVDLSKAPLKYDGLRPWEILLSEAQERMTCAVGPDQIERFMALAAEMDVEATVLGRFNDSGRFTVTYGEKPVASLDMDFLHEGTPRMALSAVWERPAGKDSPLPAATDHGALLTRMLGRLNICSKEYMIRQYDHEVKGSSVVKPLVGVLRDGPADAAVIRPVVSRQEALVLSHGICPKYSDLDAYWMMAGAIDEAVRNAVATGGDISHMAGVDNFCWCDPVESDKTPDGRYKLAQLVRANQALAHFCQAYGVPCVSGKDSMKNDYTGGGSKISIPPTVLFTVLSVIPDASEAMTSDFKQSGDVIYVLGLTRPELGGSELADELKLSMAEVPQVDALSARKRYESMRKAAKGRQVNACHDCSDGGLAVALAEMCIGGRLGADVDLSRVPVSPDCLSPLEILYSESHSRFVVGVPSGNVPSFEKLFAGQWMAPIGRVTTDGKLTVKCGGETLLSEDVETLAEAFKATLDW